In Thermodesulforhabdus norvegica, a single window of DNA contains:
- a CDS encoding 2-oxoacid:acceptor oxidoreductase subunit alpha, which produces MALLDVNIAISGAAGEGIQTIGSVLARSISRLGYAVFSWQEYESRIRGGLNSYSIRITDRPINSPRMDCDILVALNGPAADKYRSWLRDGGILVGEGATDSPLAVPFSKTATERWGKPVYANSLALGVLWGMLGADLDVIAATVEKTFADKGNDIVARNLEALKTGYEMAEKSCKGICPWKLEKRSEEYYLINGQPAIALGAVRAGCRFMAAYPMTPSTGIITFLAQQEDRLEVLTEQAEDEIAAVNMVIGAQFAGCRAMTATSGGGFALMVEALSLSGMTETPLVVVLAQRPGPATGLPTRTAQGDLLFALHAGHGEFPRCVLAPADPVEAFRLTVTAFNLADRFQIPVIIMTDQFLADSQFSIKDFDPGEVGPEFFLADPENIGEYRRYAVTEDGVSPRLYPGQSSHLVGADSDEHDEWGHITENLAEVARPMMEKRMRKMKSLRKMVPQPLFYLLEDAETVFVCWGSVRNALLEAVDRLREEGKKVGCLHFPGVWPLPEISLPEGRRWIAVEQNMTSQFGRLFACEYGISMDAPILRYDGLPITAEWIVTNFRA; this is translated from the coding sequence GTGGCGTTGCTTGACGTTAACATTGCCATCTCGGGAGCCGCGGGCGAAGGGATACAGACGATAGGTTCGGTACTCGCCCGTTCAATTTCGCGGCTTGGGTATGCCGTTTTTTCCTGGCAGGAATACGAATCTCGCATACGAGGAGGGCTTAACAGCTACTCGATCAGAATAACCGATCGGCCCATAAACAGTCCTCGAATGGACTGTGATATTCTGGTTGCCCTCAATGGACCTGCGGCAGACAAGTATCGTTCATGGCTTCGCGATGGCGGTATCCTTGTCGGTGAAGGAGCTACTGACTCGCCTCTTGCCGTCCCCTTCTCAAAAACGGCAACGGAAAGATGGGGTAAACCCGTATATGCCAATTCTCTGGCTCTTGGGGTGCTCTGGGGAATGCTGGGAGCCGACCTCGATGTCATAGCTGCTACCGTGGAAAAAACCTTTGCGGACAAGGGCAATGATATAGTTGCCAGAAACCTCGAGGCGCTAAAAACCGGCTACGAAATGGCGGAAAAATCCTGCAAAGGCATCTGCCCCTGGAAACTGGAAAAGAGGTCAGAAGAATATTATCTCATCAACGGCCAACCGGCCATTGCTCTGGGAGCTGTCAGGGCGGGTTGCCGCTTTATGGCGGCTTACCCGATGACTCCTTCAACGGGCATTATAACCTTTCTTGCCCAACAGGAAGACCGGTTGGAGGTTCTGACGGAACAGGCCGAAGATGAGATTGCCGCCGTTAACATGGTCATCGGGGCTCAATTTGCTGGGTGCAGGGCCATGACGGCTACATCAGGAGGTGGATTTGCCCTTATGGTTGAAGCTTTAAGCCTTTCCGGCATGACCGAAACCCCTCTGGTGGTGGTGCTCGCCCAGAGACCCGGTCCGGCAACAGGGCTTCCCACCCGAACCGCTCAGGGTGACCTGCTTTTCGCCCTTCATGCCGGTCATGGAGAATTCCCCCGTTGTGTTCTGGCTCCGGCAGACCCCGTGGAAGCCTTTCGGCTGACCGTTACGGCTTTTAACCTGGCCGATAGATTTCAAATTCCCGTCATTATAATGACCGATCAGTTCCTGGCAGACTCGCAGTTTTCCATAAAGGACTTTGATCCCGGAGAGGTGGGGCCAGAATTTTTCCTGGCCGATCCCGAAAACATCGGCGAGTACAGACGTTACGCTGTTACGGAGGATGGAGTGTCACCACGCCTCTACCCGGGCCAGAGCTCTCACCTGGTAGGAGCCGATAGCGATGAACACGACGAGTGGGGGCACATTACGGAGAACCTTGCAGAGGTGGCCCGTCCGATGATGGAGAAGAGAATGCGAAAGATGAAATCTCTTCGGAAAATGGTTCCTCAACCGCTTTTCTATCTTCTTGAAGATGCCGAAACCGTCTTTGTGTGCTGGGGATCGGTTCGGAATGCTCTTTTAGAGGCGGTGGACAGGTTGCGGGAAGAGGGAAAGAAGGTGGGATGCCTTCATTTCCCCGGAGTCTGGCCTCTTCCGGAAATTTCTCTTCCAGAAGGCCGACGCTGGATTGCCGTTGAACAGAACATGACATCTCAGTTCGGCAGGCTCTTTGCCTGTGAGTACGGTATTTCGATGGATGCCCCAATTTTAAGGTACGATGGGTTACCGATTACGGCAGAGTGGATCGTTACGAACTTCAGAGCCTGA
- a CDS encoding coiled-coil domain-containing protein, translating into MDVQKLAETIKNLVIGELRNELNNFRSEVSGHLKGYGLAIETLASRMNGIDATVKDIRDELRNLNDRIDETNKRIDETNKRIDETNKRIDELRAELKAEINQNTTRIDVVNKRIDETNKRIDELRAELKAEINQNTTRIDVVNKRIDAIFVEMLKIRENLEKALQTKALIEDIIVRVERLESKVLSQ; encoded by the coding sequence ATGGATGTACAAAAACTTGCAGAAACCATAAAAAACCTTGTCATCGGGGAACTAAGAAATGAGCTGAACAATTTCAGATCCGAGGTTTCCGGACATCTGAAAGGATACGGCCTCGCTATCGAAACCCTCGCTTCCAGAATGAACGGCATTGACGCCACCGTTAAGGACATAAGAGATGAGCTAAGAAATTTGAACGATAGAATCGACGAAACAAACAAGAGAATCGACGAAACAAATAAAAGAATCGATGAGACAAACAAAAGGATTGACGAACTAAGAGCAGAATTAAAAGCCGAAATTAACCAAAACACCACCAGAATCGATGTAGTAAACAAAAGAATCGATGAGACAAATAAAAGAATTGACGAGCTAAGAGCAGAATTAAAAGCCGAAATTAACCAAAATACCACCAGAATCGATGTAGTAAACAAAAGAATCGACGCCATTTTTGTAGAAATGCTGAAAATCAGAGAAAACCTTGAAAAAGCGCTTCAGACCAAAGCCCTGATTGAAGATATTATCGTGAGAGTCGAACGGCTGGAGTCAAAGGTTTTAAGTCAGTAA
- a CDS encoding cyclophilin-like fold protein produces the protein MGERIKITAGPIVLEAELGDTETAREVIKALPIESTAQTWGDEIYFTIPVQMGRDDTARDVVGMGEIGYWPPGRAFCIFFGPTPASEGNEIRAASAVNIIGRVLGDPTVLKQVKDGDIVRLEKKD, from the coding sequence ATGGGAGAACGCATCAAAATAACGGCCGGTCCGATCGTGCTTGAAGCAGAGCTCGGAGATACGGAGACAGCCCGGGAAGTGATAAAAGCGCTCCCCATTGAGTCCACCGCCCAGACCTGGGGAGATGAAATATACTTCACGATCCCCGTACAGATGGGAAGAGACGACACGGCAAGGGATGTAGTCGGAATGGGTGAAATCGGCTATTGGCCTCCGGGAAGAGCTTTTTGCATTTTCTTCGGCCCGACACCCGCCAGTGAAGGCAACGAAATCCGGGCCGCCAGCGCCGTCAACATAATAGGACGGGTACTCGGAGACCCGACAGTTCTGAAGCAGGTTAAAGACGGAGATATTGTAAGATTGGAAAAAAAGGATTAG
- a CDS encoding FmdB family zinc ribbon protein, whose product MPIYEYECPKCNCRFEQLVFRQSEKVCCPECGSSEVSRCMSIFGFKSGGDKGAASSRMGSSGSGCSGCRATSCASCH is encoded by the coding sequence GTGCCCATTTACGAATACGAATGCCCTAAATGCAATTGTAGATTCGAGCAACTGGTTTTTCGGCAGAGTGAAAAGGTCTGCTGTCCCGAGTGCGGATCATCAGAAGTTTCCAGGTGTATGTCTATTTTCGGCTTCAAGAGTGGAGGGGACAAAGGAGCCGCAAGCAGCCGTATGGGTTCATCCGGGTCCGGGTGTTCGGGCTGCAGGGCCACTTCCTGTGCATCCTGCCACTAA
- the hemC gene encoding hydroxymethylbilane synthase, with the protein MERIVLGTRGSKLALKQTEIVKNLLVKHYPGLRIEVVTIKTTGDRITDVPLARIGGKGLFVKEIEEALLEGRIDAAVHSMKDVPSVLPEGLEIVAIPPREDPRDVIVCPGGYDLATLPRGAVVGTSSLRRASQIRHRRPDLQVQVLRGNLDTRLRKVMSGQYDAVILAAAGIRRMGWDEAITAYLDPEEFLPAVGQGAIGIEARSNDEITREILRPLHDEATARAVEAERSFLRTLEGGCQVPIGAHCFVESGRLRIIGMVSSIDGSSMYREEVVGLWSEAEELGRNLAMRILQAGAKAVLDEIYAALPKKGTFYE; encoded by the coding sequence GTGGAGAGGATTGTCCTGGGAACCCGGGGTAGTAAACTCGCCCTGAAGCAAACGGAAATAGTAAAAAACCTCCTGGTAAAACATTACCCCGGGCTCCGGATAGAAGTCGTTACGATAAAGACCACGGGAGATCGCATAACCGATGTTCCCCTTGCCCGAATAGGTGGTAAGGGGCTTTTCGTAAAAGAGATCGAAGAGGCCCTCCTTGAAGGGCGTATAGATGCAGCCGTGCACAGCATGAAGGATGTTCCCTCTGTACTCCCGGAAGGCCTTGAAATCGTGGCAATTCCCCCGCGCGAGGATCCTAGAGATGTTATAGTATGCCCCGGCGGATACGACCTTGCGACTCTGCCCCGGGGTGCCGTGGTCGGAACCAGCAGCCTTAGAAGGGCTTCGCAGATCAGACACCGCCGTCCTGATCTGCAGGTTCAGGTGCTCCGGGGAAATCTGGACACCCGCCTCAGGAAGGTTATGTCCGGACAGTACGACGCTGTAATACTCGCAGCCGCCGGAATCCGCAGAATGGGTTGGGATGAGGCCATAACGGCCTATCTGGACCCTGAAGAATTTCTGCCTGCGGTGGGACAGGGAGCAATCGGCATCGAAGCAAGAAGTAATGACGAGATCACCAGGGAAATTCTGAGGCCTCTCCACGACGAAGCCACGGCCAGGGCAGTTGAAGCAGAGCGAAGCTTTTTAAGAACCCTCGAAGGAGGGTGTCAGGTTCCCATAGGAGCACACTGCTTCGTTGAAAGCGGACGGCTCCGCATAATCGGCATGGTTTCATCTATTGACGGATCAAGCATGTATCGCGAAGAGGTCGTGGGTTTATGGAGCGAAGCCGAAGAACTGGGTCGGAACCTGGCAATGCGCATTTTGCAGGCGGGAGCAAAAGCCGTGCTGGACGAAATCTAT